From Aristaeella lactis, the proteins below share one genomic window:
- a CDS encoding GDSL-type esterase/lipase family protein: MKRIALLVVSILLFSFLAPLACAEKLDDSVLLSYYDDCVLFGDSRMEALKRYCSAVRQTDESFLRKTTIICTSSIGLYAASRNYLSGDFHYYFHGNDRTIYEIAKELSPKKAFVMLGLNDEIATKIDKGLSWAEKVITTMKEHSPDTVVYFFSETPVTPKFEKKIDFPGYQDKLDEYNALLKELCVSTGGGYIDIAEALKDENNYLLEEYSSDKICHISDEGLVIWLDRMKEYAQEQYDAGLWNPFDDAGESLPEGGNEP; this comes from the coding sequence ATGAAACGGATTGCGTTGCTGGTGGTTTCTATCCTTTTATTTTCCTTTCTTGCTCCCCTGGCCTGTGCTGAAAAGCTGGATGACAGTGTCCTGCTCAGTTATTATGATGACTGCGTCCTTTTCGGCGATTCCAGGATGGAGGCGCTCAAGCGTTACTGCTCCGCCGTCCGGCAGACAGATGAATCCTTCCTGCGCAAGACCACCATCATCTGCACCTCCAGCATCGGTCTCTATGCCGCCAGCCGGAATTACCTGAGCGGTGATTTCCATTACTACTTTCACGGCAACGACCGGACCATCTATGAAATTGCCAAAGAGCTCAGTCCGAAAAAGGCCTTCGTGATGCTCGGCCTGAATGATGAGATTGCTACCAAGATCGATAAAGGGCTTTCCTGGGCGGAAAAGGTCATCACAACCATGAAGGAGCATTCCCCGGACACCGTGGTGTACTTCTTCTCCGAAACGCCCGTCACTCCTAAATTTGAAAAGAAGATAGACTTCCCCGGCTATCAGGATAAGCTGGATGAATATAACGCTCTCCTGAAGGAACTGTGTGTGTCCACCGGCGGTGGATATATTGATATTGCGGAAGCACTGAAGGATGAAAACAACTACCTGCTGGAGGAGTATTCCAGCGATAAGATCTGTCATATCAGCGATGAAGGACTGGTCATCTGGCTGGACCGCATGAAAGAATATGCCCAGGAACAGTATGATGCCGGTCTCTGGAATCCCTTTGATGACGCCGGTGAATCACTTCCGGAAGGAGGGAACGAGCCATGA
- a CDS encoding DUF4358 domain-containing protein — protein MKHVISLLLILSFCFVLIPSCAEKASETLMDRVLRVAEDSSDLIRMDEDELYDVIGIAPEDYSDYAYLADYDALSGRELVLVRAVDEEAAERISTLLSLYLEHRLKATRNYLPDVYRALSEAAVRQENLLLVLSVAPPDPEEASLLLQEE, from the coding sequence ATGAAACACGTCATCTCCCTGCTGCTGATTCTGTCCTTCTGCTTCGTCCTGATCCCGTCCTGTGCGGAAAAAGCATCAGAAACCCTGATGGATCGTGTTCTCCGTGTCGCGGAAGACAGCAGCGACCTGATTCGCATGGATGAGGATGAACTGTACGACGTCATCGGCATCGCTCCGGAAGACTATTCAGACTATGCTTACCTGGCAGATTATGACGCGCTCTCCGGACGGGAGCTGGTTCTCGTCCGCGCTGTCGATGAGGAAGCCGCAGAACGTATTTCCACCCTGTTATCGCTGTATCTGGAACACCGCCTCAAGGCAACCCGCAATTACCTGCCGGATGTTTACCGCGCCCTGAGCGAAGCAGCAGTCCGTCAGGAAAATCTGCTTCTGGTTTTGTCCGTTGCTCCTCCGGATCCTGAGGAAGCCAGTTTATTGCTTCAGGAGGAGTAA
- a CDS encoding MBOAT family O-acyltransferase, translated as MVFSSLTYLLLFMPCVLLGYRLMPQKARMPFLLAASLLFYGWGSPRWLLLLAWCVLVSWGGTLLMTRGGKNRRVFLILIIILDLLPLFWFKYAGFFRDTIRDLTGWDGFAAADSLLEQCFGRSPGIKTPVLPAGISFFTFQAISYVIDVWRKDSRPQRSPVIFGVYLSLFPQLVAGPIVRYIDLEKQLIEHPRPTWAQMRHGIRRFSVGLAKKVLLADALGRFWGQMNADLSQAGALGAWMGLLAFSFQIYFDFSGYSDMAIGLGEALGFVFPENFSRPYRAESLTGFWRRWHISLTTWFTEYVYIPLGGNRCSPWRRDLNVFFVWALTGLWHGAGWHFVLWGLYFAVLLILEKHLLHDRPFTNKGAPWVRRFITFVIVMIGWGLFSGFGAPLFSALFGFAGFASSRAALTCLAFVPLLLLCAVISFSPVLPRIQEWRFTAPILFLLCLAALVSQGYAPFVYFQF; from the coding sequence ATGGTCTTCAGTTCGTTGACCTATTTGCTGCTTTTCATGCCCTGCGTGCTTCTGGGCTACCGGCTCATGCCCCAAAAAGCAAGGATGCCTTTTCTTCTGGCGGCATCCCTGCTTTTTTATGGCTGGGGTTCTCCCCGCTGGCTGCTGCTTCTGGCCTGGTGCGTACTCGTCAGCTGGGGCGGCACGCTGCTGATGACCCGCGGCGGAAAAAACCGCAGGGTTTTCCTGATCCTGATCATCATCCTGGATCTCCTTCCCCTTTTCTGGTTTAAATACGCCGGTTTCTTCCGGGATACGATCCGGGACCTGACCGGCTGGGACGGCTTTGCCGCCGCTGATTCCCTGCTTGAGCAGTGTTTCGGCCGGAGTCCCGGGATCAAAACGCCCGTCCTGCCCGCCGGCATTTCTTTCTTTACATTCCAGGCCATCTCCTATGTGATTGATGTGTGGCGGAAGGACTCCCGTCCTCAGCGTTCACCGGTCATCTTCGGCGTCTATCTTTCCCTCTTTCCCCAGCTCGTGGCCGGTCCCATTGTCCGCTACATTGACCTGGAAAAACAGCTGATTGAGCATCCCCGGCCCACCTGGGCTCAGATGCGTCATGGTATCCGCCGTTTCAGCGTCGGCCTGGCCAAAAAGGTCCTGCTTGCCGATGCCCTCGGCCGTTTCTGGGGGCAGATGAACGCCGACCTGTCACAGGCCGGCGCCCTGGGTGCCTGGATGGGGCTTCTCGCTTTCTCTTTCCAGATCTATTTTGATTTCTCCGGTTATTCCGATATGGCCATCGGCCTTGGCGAGGCGCTTGGTTTCGTTTTCCCCGAAAACTTCAGCCGTCCGTACCGTGCGGAAAGTCTCACCGGTTTCTGGCGGCGGTGGCATATTTCCCTGACAACCTGGTTCACCGAATATGTTTATATCCCGCTGGGCGGCAACCGCTGCTCCCCCTGGCGCCGGGACCTGAATGTCTTTTTCGTCTGGGCCCTGACCGGGCTTTGGCACGGTGCCGGCTGGCATTTTGTCCTCTGGGGGCTTTATTTTGCGGTCCTTCTGATCCTTGAAAAGCATCTCCTGCATGATCGTCCCTTTACCAACAAAGGCGCTCCCTGGGTCCGCAGGTTCATCACCTTTGTGATCGTCATGATCGGCTGGGGGCTTTTCTCCGGTTTCGGGGCGCCTCTGTTCAGCGCCCTGTTCGGGTTTGCCGGCTTTGCCTCATCCAGGGCGGCCCTGACCTGTCTTGCTTTTGTCCCCCTGCTGCTACTGTGCGCGGTGATTTCCTTTTCACCGGTTCTTCCCCGGATCCAGGAATGGCGTTTCACAGCGCCGATCCTGTTCCTGCTCTGCCTGGCGGCGCTGGTTTCCCAGGGCTATGCCCCCTTTGTGTATTTCCAGTTCTGA
- a CDS encoding DHHW family protein — translation MEKKRKRFPDSFAVIAGMLILLALGLAAVFCGGGEFSDWERRYLANRPAAPDLNTWTTDRETEDFLSDHIPGRQALIALDSSGLFLTGRDSQLSTWYTSGSVIEPPVEINADSISTKLRRFEKLAGKAGGVPWYVLSPHTHGWLLRDRIFPVLGRQYRSEATGYAVLDACENYVPMPGVFDAEPDGMYYTTDHHWTLQGAWQAYLALSGPLGYKPLALEDFRITEYPGFRGTTLSRSGLPAFWEDTLVCAEPDSPVRVTFIDRDAESSENRLIFPEDAGTWDGYAVYLHGNHGTLIIERPDAPEGTLVVFKDSMANCLLPLLSAHFRRIIAVDARYCTGVFSDVFARSEDTKAVLFVYSLSSLVNDTEITRKAK, via the coding sequence ATGGAAAAAAAGAGAAAAAGATTTCCTGACAGCTTCGCGGTCATTGCGGGCATGCTCATTCTGCTTGCCCTCGGGCTCGCAGCCGTCTTCTGCGGCGGCGGAGAGTTCAGCGACTGGGAACGCCGTTACCTGGCGAACCGCCCGGCCGCTCCGGACCTGAACACCTGGACAACGGACAGGGAAACTGAGGACTTCCTTTCCGACCATATTCCCGGAAGGCAGGCTCTCATCGCCCTGGACAGCAGTGGTCTGTTCCTCACCGGACGCGATTCCCAGCTCAGCACATGGTACACCTCCGGTTCTGTCATTGAGCCTCCGGTGGAAATCAATGCCGACAGCATCAGCACAAAGCTCCGCCGCTTTGAAAAGCTGGCCGGCAAGGCCGGTGGTGTGCCATGGTATGTGCTTTCGCCCCATACCCACGGCTGGCTGCTCCGGGATCGGATCTTTCCGGTGCTCGGCCGCCAGTATCGGTCGGAAGCAACAGGCTATGCCGTCCTTGATGCCTGCGAAAACTATGTTCCCATGCCCGGCGTGTTTGATGCCGAGCCGGATGGCATGTACTATACTACCGACCATCACTGGACCCTTCAGGGAGCATGGCAGGCTTATCTGGCTTTGTCCGGGCCGCTTGGCTACAAACCGCTGGCCCTGGAGGATTTCCGTATCACGGAATATCCCGGCTTCCGGGGAACCACCCTGTCCCGTTCCGGCCTTCCTGCCTTTTGGGAGGATACGCTTGTCTGTGCCGAGCCGGACTCTCCCGTCCGGGTAACCTTCATCGACAGGGATGCTGAGTCCTCCGAAAACCGTCTGATCTTCCCGGAGGATGCCGGAACCTGGGATGGATATGCCGTGTACCTGCACGGCAACCACGGAACGCTGATCATTGAGCGTCCCGACGCGCCGGAAGGCACGCTTGTCGTCTTCAAGGATTCCATGGCCAACTGCCTCCTGCCCCTGCTCAGCGCTCATTTCCGCCGTATTATTGCCGTGGACGCACGCTACTGCACAGGTGTATTTTCTGACGTCTTTGCCCGCAGCGAGGATACAAAGGCAGTTCTCTTTGTCTATTCGCTCAGCAGCCTGGTCAATGACACGGAGATCACAAGGAAGGCAAAATAA
- a CDS encoding ComEC/Rec2 family competence protein, translating into MRLFHKLISWILVLVLAAAVLPASAEQSPDTAVPSPSPDSTLLRLHQIDIGCGDAYLLTVGDYTVLVDCGTDSTLPIAQHVHNYPLFDYLEAVGIDHVDLYFVTHWHNDHCYNVDTLMELYGREDTVVYGSTPELYAELAPLPTGIYRHLIDGDHFTAGPLDILCVGPVFRDNLVGTFNHDSLNFIVTWGNHRFLFTGDFVERTVCKNWPEETADIDVLSFPHHGLEPMTMTKECFRHMDPRLVLIPGRQAGPVKSFAFHTAYAGKDAVYLSMKDGNLLVTSDGTNLWYAANVVPGELPLGELLPPRTED; encoded by the coding sequence ATGCGCCTGTTTCACAAACTGATTTCCTGGATCCTGGTTCTTGTCCTGGCAGCGGCTGTCCTGCCGGCTTCCGCCGAACAATCCCCGGACACTGCTGTTCCTTCTCCTTCCCCGGACAGTACACTCCTTCGCCTGCACCAGATTGATATCGGCTGCGGAGATGCCTATCTCCTCACCGTCGGGGACTACACCGTCCTCGTTGACTGCGGAACCGACAGCACCCTCCCCATCGCGCAGCATGTTCATAACTATCCGCTCTTTGATTATCTGGAAGCTGTCGGCATCGACCATGTGGACCTGTATTTTGTCACCCACTGGCATAACGATCACTGCTATAACGTGGACACCCTGATGGAGCTCTATGGCCGGGAGGACACCGTCGTCTACGGTTCCACCCCGGAACTGTATGCCGAACTGGCGCCCCTCCCCACCGGCATCTACCGTCACCTGATCGACGGGGATCACTTTACCGCCGGCCCGCTGGATATTCTTTGCGTCGGTCCCGTGTTCCGGGATAACCTGGTCGGCACCTTCAACCATGATTCCCTGAATTTCATCGTCACCTGGGGAAACCATCGCTTCCTGTTCACCGGTGATTTTGTGGAACGCACCGTCTGTAAAAACTGGCCGGAGGAAACGGCGGATATTGACGTCCTTTCCTTCCCTCATCACGGTCTTGAGCCCATGACCATGACCAAGGAATGCTTCCGGCACATGGATCCCCGCCTGGTACTCATTCCCGGCCGCCAGGCAGGACCGGTCAAGTCCTTTGCCTTTCATACAGCCTACGCCGGAAAAGACGCCGTCTATCTGTCCATGAAAGACGGTAATCTCCTGGTCACAAGCGACGGCACCAATCTCTGGTATGCCGCCAATGTTGTTCCCGGTGAACTGCCCCTCGGTGAGCTGCTTCCTCCCAGGACAGAAGATTGA
- a CDS encoding HAD hydrolase family protein — MAQLPYLAVIVDLDRTLLRTDKTVSDYTLEVLQAWREAGAFLLAATARPERAITEYRDLIGFHAATTLNGARTVTPDSVYENTIDTEDAVSILEQLLRQEGAVISVEAENGIYANSDIPVWHPAVIDDIGMLPRREKIYKILASHPDMPPEQIAVDLPENVYSTVADKKLRQYMSKAATKWRGIRQMLENVNVETEKAVYFGDDNDDAEPIRRCGYGVAVKNALDHIKEIADEITESNDEDGVARALDRLWPRK; from the coding sequence ATGGCACAGCTGCCTTATCTCGCGGTGATCGTTGACCTGGACCGGACGCTGCTGCGGACAGACAAAACAGTTTCAGACTATACCCTGGAAGTGCTGCAGGCCTGGCGTGAAGCAGGCGCTTTCCTGCTTGCGGCAACGGCAAGACCGGAACGGGCGATTACCGAATACAGAGACCTGATCGGATTCCATGCGGCCACCACGCTGAACGGCGCACGGACTGTGACTCCCGACAGCGTATATGAGAATACCATTGATACAGAGGACGCTGTATCCATCCTGGAACAGCTTTTACGGCAGGAAGGCGCGGTGATCTCCGTGGAAGCGGAGAACGGCATCTATGCCAACTCGGATATCCCCGTATGGCATCCGGCGGTGATCGATGACATCGGGATGCTGCCCCGGAGAGAAAAGATCTATAAGATCCTGGCAAGTCATCCGGACATGCCTCCGGAACAAATTGCTGTTGACCTGCCGGAAAATGTGTACAGCACTGTGGCGGACAAGAAACTGCGCCAGTATATGAGTAAAGCCGCGACCAAATGGCGCGGCATCCGGCAGATGCTGGAGAATGTGAATGTGGAAACAGAAAAAGCCGTTTATTTCGGGGATGACAATGATGACGCGGAACCGATCAGGAGATGCGGTTACGGCGTTGCGGTGAAGAATGCCCTTGATCACATCAAAGAGATTGCGGACGAGATCACGGAAAGCAACGATGAGGACGGAGTGGCCAGAGCCCTGGACAGACTGTGGCCCCGGAAATGA
- a CDS encoding peptidoglycan-binding domain-containing protein codes for MKKYSFLMLLAAVCLLVSAACAAPAVTDGQTTGWIAENGYLCIQSGDESYRQIPLVMEDLIQATENGIICQTKDQGVVVVNKDGAMYRKAEGAEAAAPGAVQMKLENGILTVDGTAVSVTAGAMVSDGTYLYYVEKTDAGWILRVRDVVENKDRAIVPGSRDAYVTGLSGRLVDEPESLTVTRDALTLTGKNHRVEVMDLKTGGFTNYPQISDQTAGACVMNGILYRYTQPEPQKWALENAAAETVSLSATAQPAVQAASVTAAPVVTAAPVVTAAPTKAPAKNTEKTSSGDLIDEDGTVHNGAKGKTVRKIQQRLADLGYPTGSVDGSYGELTQIAIDLFCETAGLKKHNYISPSVQKKLFADDAPFFDAYVPLKKGDRSTRVKAMQKRLKDMRYDPGKADGVYGAKTVAAVALFQRDYGIALANQEIPGEYASREMLETLFTTNPRLAPATSTDIR; via the coding sequence GTGAAGAAGTATTCATTTCTGATGCTCCTGGCAGCAGTATGCCTGCTGGTATCAGCAGCCTGCGCGGCTCCCGCGGTGACGGACGGCCAGACAACCGGATGGATCGCGGAAAACGGATACCTGTGCATCCAGAGCGGTGATGAAAGCTACCGCCAGATCCCGCTGGTGATGGAAGACCTGATCCAGGCCACAGAAAACGGGATCATCTGCCAGACGAAAGACCAGGGCGTTGTTGTGGTGAACAAAGATGGCGCCATGTACAGAAAAGCGGAAGGCGCCGAAGCGGCAGCTCCCGGTGCTGTCCAGATGAAGCTGGAAAACGGGATCCTGACTGTTGACGGAACCGCTGTTTCCGTGACTGCCGGGGCGATGGTCAGCGACGGCACCTACCTGTATTATGTGGAGAAAACGGATGCGGGATGGATCCTGCGGGTCCGGGACGTTGTTGAGAACAAAGACAGGGCGATCGTTCCGGGAAGCAGGGATGCTTATGTTACGGGATTGTCCGGCAGACTGGTGGATGAACCCGAAAGCCTGACCGTTACCCGGGATGCCCTGACACTGACCGGGAAAAACCACCGGGTTGAGGTGATGGACCTGAAGACCGGCGGCTTTACAAACTATCCCCAGATCAGTGACCAGACAGCCGGGGCATGCGTGATGAATGGCATCCTGTACCGCTATACGCAGCCGGAACCGCAGAAATGGGCGCTGGAAAATGCCGCAGCGGAGACTGTTTCCCTGTCCGCAACCGCTCAGCCGGCGGTTCAGGCGGCTTCTGTGACAGCTGCCCCTGTGGTAACAGCGGCTCCTGTGGTGACGGCGGCACCGACGAAGGCTCCGGCCAAGAACACGGAAAAGACCTCATCCGGTGACCTGATCGATGAAGACGGTACCGTTCATAACGGCGCCAAGGGCAAAACCGTACGGAAAATCCAGCAGCGCCTGGCTGACCTGGGTTATCCGACGGGCAGCGTTGACGGCAGCTACGGCGAGCTGACCCAGATCGCCATCGACCTGTTCTGTGAAACGGCGGGCCTGAAGAAACACAACTATATTTCTCCTTCCGTACAGAAGAAACTGTTTGCGGATGACGCACCGTTCTTTGATGCCTATGTTCCGCTGAAGAAGGGCGACCGCAGCACCCGGGTGAAGGCGATGCAGAAGCGCCTGAAGGACATGAGATATGATCCCGGAAAGGCGGACGGCGTTTACGGCGCAAAGACTGTTGCGGCTGTAGCCCTGTTCCAGCGGGATTACGGCATTGCCCTTGCAAACCAGGAGATACCGGGTGAATATGCCTCCAGGGAGATGCTGGAGACGCTGTTCACCACGAATCCGAGGCTTGCCCCGGCAACATCGACAGACATCCGCTAA
- a CDS encoding serine/threonine-protein kinase — translation MDREVTALGETYRIIRLLGHGKGGYSYLAEKDNRQFVLKQIHHEPCDYYTFGNKIEAERRDYERLKQAGIRIPEMIAIDEKTERIVKEYIEGDTVFDLVRSGQSAAPYLEQVREMAGKAKAAGLNIDYFPTNFVIRNGLIWYVDYECNEYMDEWNLENWGIRYWSRTPEFEEYLAQHPE, via the coding sequence ATGGACAGAGAAGTGACAGCACTGGGGGAAACATACCGGATCATCCGGCTGCTGGGACACGGAAAGGGCGGGTATTCCTACCTGGCGGAGAAGGACAACCGGCAGTTCGTACTGAAACAGATCCATCATGAGCCCTGTGACTATTACACCTTCGGCAACAAGATCGAGGCGGAACGCCGGGACTATGAGCGCCTGAAACAGGCGGGGATCAGGATCCCGGAAATGATCGCCATTGACGAAAAAACAGAACGGATCGTCAAGGAATACATCGAAGGGGATACTGTCTTTGACCTGGTAAGGAGCGGACAATCCGCTGCTCCTTACCTGGAACAGGTGAGGGAGATGGCCGGAAAGGCCAAAGCGGCCGGACTGAACATTGATTATTTTCCGACGAATTTCGTGATCCGCAACGGCCTGATCTGGTATGTGGATTATGAATGCAACGAATACATGGACGAATGGAACCTGGAGAACTGGGGCATCAGATACTGGTCACGGACGCCGGAGTTTGAGGAATACCTGGCACAGCATCCGGAATGA
- a CDS encoding GNAT family N-acetyltransferase → MSLSFVQTGVEAPDAQTMLRELNETLMGILGHNGTAHVCLDDFSQEKAFFLVGYDDDIPVCCAGVRRMDDRTGEIKRVYARKNRKGIGAALMKAVEELAGRTGYRRLVLECREGNPHAIAFYKKNGYTVCENYPPYDNEADAVCLDKDLE, encoded by the coding sequence ATGAGTCTTTCTTTTGTTCAAACGGGGGTGGAAGCGCCTGACGCACAAACGATGCTGCGGGAGCTGAATGAAACCCTGATGGGAATCCTGGGCCATAACGGAACGGCGCATGTATGCCTGGATGATTTCAGCCAGGAAAAGGCTTTCTTCCTTGTGGGCTATGATGATGACATTCCTGTCTGCTGCGCGGGAGTCCGCAGGATGGATGACAGAACCGGTGAAATCAAACGTGTCTATGCGCGGAAGAACAGGAAGGGAATCGGCGCGGCGCTGATGAAGGCAGTGGAGGAACTGGCCGGAAGGACCGGATACAGGCGACTGGTGCTGGAGTGCCGGGAGGGGAATCCCCACGCAATCGCGTTTTACAAGAAAAACGGATACACGGTGTGTGAAAACTATCCGCCTTATGACAATGAGGCGGATGCCGTATGCCTGGACAAGGACCTGGAATGA
- a CDS encoding HAD family hydrolase — MISQIKDKKVIFFDVGYTLDRPASGDWLFTNMFLELAGKRLKLHSDEEIRDAREAGIRFLNQDHLLTSVEAEYKQFIQFYSIISEKLQLGLTGEEREAIARDRAYNMKNYIPYPGIREVLETLGKTHKLGVISDTWPSIVPQLEYLGVSQYFSFTTFSCSLGTVKPDKRMYLDALGKAGVPAGETVFIDDSVNNLEGAAALGITPILIAANPASDVDTVYLKIRDLRELIR, encoded by the coding sequence ATGATCAGTCAGATAAAGGATAAGAAAGTCATTTTTTTCGATGTGGGCTATACACTGGACAGGCCGGCATCAGGAGACTGGCTGTTTACGAATATGTTCCTGGAACTGGCCGGGAAACGGCTGAAGCTGCACAGCGACGAGGAGATTCGGGACGCCAGGGAAGCCGGTATACGCTTCCTGAACCAGGATCACCTGCTGACCTCTGTTGAAGCGGAATATAAGCAGTTTATCCAGTTTTATTCCATTATCTCGGAGAAGCTCCAGCTGGGACTGACCGGTGAGGAACGGGAAGCGATTGCCCGGGACCGAGCCTACAATATGAAAAACTATATTCCCTATCCGGGGATCCGGGAAGTGCTGGAAACGCTGGGTAAAACGCATAAGCTCGGTGTCATCTCCGATACCTGGCCAAGCATCGTTCCCCAGCTGGAATATCTCGGCGTATCGCAGTATTTTTCGTTCACGACTTTCAGCTGTTCCCTCGGAACGGTTAAGCCGGATAAACGCATGTACCTGGACGCGCTGGGAAAGGCCGGCGTTCCTGCCGGGGAAACGGTCTTTATTGATGACAGCGTAAACAATCTTGAAGGTGCTGCGGCTTTGGGGATCACACCGATCCTGATCGCGGCGAACCCGGCTTCCGATGTGGATACCGTTTATCTGAAGATCCGGGACCTGAGGGAATTAATCCGGTAA
- a CDS encoding NUDIX hydrolase: MEIWDLYDELGRKTGETWERSRITDIPEGRYHLVCDILIRHRDGTFLLTLRDSRKEMYPGCWEASAGGAALAGETPEEAARREMREETGLEAETLELIGITRNPKTKSVVYAYLAMVDSAKDAISLQEGETIDYQWTDPKAFLDLIPNEPVLQKQYARYKPYLDQMEIS, encoded by the coding sequence ATGGAAATCTGGGATCTGTATGATGAACTGGGAAGAAAAACCGGTGAAACGTGGGAACGATCCCGGATAACAGATATTCCGGAAGGCAGATACCATCTCGTGTGCGATATACTGATCAGGCACCGGGACGGAACATTTCTCCTGACGCTCCGGGATTCCCGAAAGGAAATGTATCCCGGATGTTGGGAAGCCAGCGCCGGAGGAGCCGCTCTGGCGGGTGAAACGCCGGAAGAAGCAGCACGCAGGGAAATGCGGGAGGAAACCGGCCTGGAAGCGGAAACGCTGGAGCTGATCGGGATCACGCGGAATCCGAAAACAAAGTCGGTTGTTTACGCCTATTTGGCTATGGTGGACAGCGCAAAAGATGCCATCAGCCTTCAGGAGGGGGAAACGATTGACTATCAGTGGACAGACCCCAAAGCATTCCTTGACCTGATTCCGAATGAGCCGGTACTACAAAAACAGTATGCAAGGTATAAACCCTATCTGGATCAGATGGAAATAAGCTGA
- a CDS encoding GNAT family N-acetyltransferase, with amino-acid sequence MMDYRIIEGNDQITTEEAARLLKATYWANKRSLEQIGKSMRNSVCYGIRLSGEEKLIGFARVISDFATTYYLCDVIIDPEYQHRGLGKALVAHIVARPEYEGLRGFLMTRDAHGLYAQYGFVPVQGRAMERAPGQ; translated from the coding sequence ATGATGGACTACAGGATCATAGAAGGGAATGACCAGATCACTACAGAGGAAGCAGCCAGGCTGCTGAAAGCAACCTACTGGGCCAATAAACGGTCCCTGGAACAGATCGGGAAATCCATGCGGAACTCAGTGTGCTACGGTATCCGGCTTTCCGGGGAGGAAAAGCTGATTGGATTTGCCAGGGTGATCAGTGATTTCGCAACAACCTATTACCTGTGCGATGTGATCATTGATCCGGAATACCAGCACAGGGGACTGGGGAAGGCACTGGTTGCCCACATTGTGGCCAGGCCGGAATATGAAGGCCTGCGCGGATTCCTGATGACCAGGGATGCCCATGGCCTTTACGCGCAATACGGCTTTGTGCCGGTGCAGGGCAGGGCCATGGAACGGGCACCTGGACAATGA
- a CDS encoding helix-turn-helix domain-containing protein, whose product MDHYVTGTTIKALREKYRMTQAELAEKLCVSDKAVSKWENGRGFPDVSLLEPLGKALHISVPELLCGQTVTNTNRASNILKSRFYVCPVCGNVVFARGDAVISCCGIQLPALEAEEPDPAHRLIIERVEDEIFVSAEHPMTKEHSLSFIAYMTADRCETVVLYPEGNAEARFFYRGSGWLYACCNQHGLFRQKAAASK is encoded by the coding sequence ATGGATCACTATGTAACCGGAACAACGATCAAGGCGCTGCGTGAAAAATACCGGATGACGCAGGCGGAACTGGCGGAAAAACTGTGCGTGAGCGATAAGGCAGTATCCAAATGGGAGAACGGAAGGGGGTTCCCGGACGTATCCTTGCTGGAACCGCTGGGCAAAGCCCTTCATATTTCCGTGCCGGAACTGCTGTGCGGGCAGACGGTGACAAACACGAACCGGGCATCCAATATACTGAAAAGCCGCTTTTACGTCTGCCCTGTCTGCGGAAATGTTGTTTTCGCACGGGGAGACGCGGTGATCTCCTGCTGCGGTATCCAGCTTCCGGCACTGGAAGCGGAAGAACCGGACCCGGCACACCGTTTGATTATTGAACGGGTGGAGGACGAGATCTTCGTTTCCGCGGAGCATCCCATGACCAAGGAACACTCGCTGTCGTTCATTGCCTATATGACGGCAGACCGGTGCGAAACCGTTGTGCTGTATCCGGAAGGAAACGCGGAGGCCCGGTTCTTTTACCGCGGAAGCGGATGGCTGTATGCCTGCTGCAACCAGCACGGCCTGTTCAGGCAGAAAGCAGCCGCCTCAAAATAA